The region AATAACGCTGTTACTACTTTGTGTACGGCAGGGCTCAGGTTGGAACGAAGATGGGACATGTACTCTTTTACATTCTAATCATGTCATTGCAGGTTAGACATATGTGTTCACAGGCCATTGATAGTCAGTCATTTTCCGTGTTTCGGTGTCACTCGTTCACAAACAGTCAAGTGTGTCCATTTTGAATATCAACACCTAACTGAATGACGCATGACCCAGTAGACTCAACACAATATTTCTTTCAATGTATTTTTTCAGTGCGTAGAAAAAGCTGCGTTATTTCCCTCTACCATCAATTGTCTGTTTTCAGATTGTATTCGATTTTTGGTGGAGGCTCCTCGAAGTATACTTTGACATGACACTTTGACAGTTAGAATTTCTATTCTGTTTCCCGTCATCTCCATGTGGAAAGGAATGTAAAATAACACTGTCAGATGAGAAACGTTCAATACAGAGATTTTATTATTTGGTTTCTTTATTGAATCAGACATAGTTGCCCTCTGGAAATACACTGTTTTGGTATTTGGATGTttgctgtatgtatgtatgcgtgtatgtatgtatgcgtgtgtgggGGGGATTGATATCACCGTGACACATCCTGGAGGTCTCCCTCCCCTGTGTGAAACAGTGTGACCCACCATCTCTGTGGACTACTCTCTTGGCTTCGCAGGCAGATGCTCGGTGTCGGCGGTCAACCTGCCCAAACACGTGGACTCGGTTATAAACAAGAGACTCTCCAAGTCCTCCGCCACCCTCTGGAACTCCCCCAACAGAAGTAAGACACGTCAGGCCCCCTTTTCCGGGAACACCCACCTTTCATATCCGTTCCCTCACAATTTTTTTTGTTCTTCATTCTCCacagttttttttctccccacTGTCTCCAATCCAATCGCCTGTTTGTGTTCGATGGTTGATTACCGAATTATTTTCACCTTCCAAATTCAAATCCACCCtagttttttttttctgtggtTCATGGGTTAtggtttttctccctccctctgcattaTGTTCAGTCCCTGCATTTATATACTTCATACTTTGGTGTGAATATATGGGTTCATTTACTCTGTCTTCATATTTTATGTCCCACATTTTTGGTGTTCTTGGGTTATTCGTCTGCTGGTGATGGTCATTTCGTGCTCTTTGGTTTGTGTGTCAGTAGATTTTTTTTCACTCACTGGAGAGTCTTGGTCAATGTCTGgaatggtgatggtgatgatgatgatgatgatgaatgggtTTTCAGGCCTATTCTATCCCGAAGTAAATACACTGTACTATGCGGAACCTAGTAACTCATATTCAGAGTTACTCACACAAGTCAGTGGTGTTTCAGTGCACCGAGAACACCTCTGCAGGTGCAGAGTTCTTTCAGAAGTACATGTCTAAATAGGTCGCAGTGTACCGGTGCGAACACATAGGAACTTTAGTGTTTCAAATTAAAAAAAGTCGACCACTGAAGGACGAGTCAGCGTTTTGAGGGAAAACGCATTCTGAAAACTCCACAGGAACACCTGTGATGCTTGAAAATCGATTAAGGGCACTCTTCTGAAAGCGTAaccctctccctcttttcctctctcttcccctctctcgtctctctcgtcttcctctctctcgtctcttcctctctacctctactcctcttctttctcctctacCCCCTAGTTCTTTTGTCTCACTCATTGTCTATCAAAAgctcactctcctctcttttttatttcagtctctctctcggacactttctctctctctctcgctttccctctctGCTGGATAACCTTATTATCCTTCAGGGCAGGTTTAATAGGGAAGTGAGATGTGATTTTTGTGTACCGAGACCCAGAGCAAACCTCTGCGGTGGacttctttcatctctctcttccctctcctctctctcctccctcgttTTTCAATGTCAATGTTCTGAACAGATGCCTCCGTAGCCagagtttttttttgttgctaactCTGGCAGTGCTTACTTTGTACTGCTCTGGCATAAAGGTTGTGTTCTTCCTCCCTCTCATGTTATTATGCGTCTGGAAGTTTTCCCAGTCTAATATGGAACCCACCATTTCCCCATAGAGCATAAGAATGGGGCGTAGGCCTGGGGTTTGAGGCTTTATTTGGTGTGAGTGTTTACTAGAGGCATAAGGGTTTATGCGGGTGAGATATTGTCTTATTTGATCTGTCGTTATAATATATAACGTAGGAACGCTAACTGAGCAAAGCTTAGCTCATTGTCGATATCTCATATAAAAGAACGAGGAGCAAAAAGGCCTTTCTGTGACACTGTGATGACAATGCGATATTGGAtcattacatttgagtcatttgctAAAATGGGGTTGCAATAGTTATCAAACAGTTAGTGGGTATAAGGTGCatattaaaactgtttgaacACTGACGTCGCCCGACGTGGCGAGACAGAAGTGGAGATATTCACGGTGGCTCTAAGAGGCAAACCGGCTTTGAAAATGAAGCTGGTTTGCCCCTTAAGGCCAGCGTAGGACTTTGAATGTATGTGATAAAATTGGTCGTGTTTTGTCCTCTCCCGCAGCCCGTAGCCTCCATCTGAGCCCGTGGGAGAGCAGCATTGTGGACCGACTGATGACGCCCACCCTGTCCTTTCTGGCCCGTAGCCGCAGCGTCGCCAGCGTGCTCAGCAACGGTAAAGGCCGTAAGTAGTTATCCCACTCCCACTGGGGTAGATGAGACCTGCTATTGGCGGGGGTTGTTTGTCATTTAGAACAACATCTCTCCAACCTCTCCTCTTGGCCCCCAGCACTTCCAGCTATTTGATCATTTGTTCCAGTCAGAGCTAGCACATCTGATTccacttgtcaactaatcatcaagcccttgaatgAGCTGATGAACTACGATAATTCTGGACACGACACAATTGGGAAGCGTTTGAGGGGCACCGACGAGAGGTTTGAGAAACACTGATGTAGGGTGTGTGAAGTGACGTGTGCCTGTGCTCTGTTTGCGTTTTAAGATATGGGTGTCGTATTTATttatcttccttccttccttctctatcTCTCGCCTGCTCTCTATGTGCCTCTCCTTCCCGTCCCCTCCAGAGTCGCCCCTATGCCCTCGTTCGGCCTCGGCCAGCCCGCTGACGCTGTGTGCCCACCGGCCTCACCACCGCTGCTCCGACCGCTGGAGGGTGACGTCCAGCACGCCCGACATCACCCAGCGCCGGCGCGACTCCACGCCGGTACGTCAACCATCCTTTTTTCTTTCCTTACGTATTTTTCAATTTCATTGACTGGATAGAGAGGAGACTAGATAGAGAGATACAAATCGAAAGAGGGTCATAGACAGTgaagggcacagacagacaggactcgACCCCTGTCGCCTGCAGGCCTGCGTGGTCCGAAATCTGAAGCGCCGACTACAACCATCCCTTAACGTTTAAACACAATAGAACACCGTTTGGCACTTTGAATAAGCTAGAATGTACTGTGTGTCATTTGGTTTTGAGAGAGATGTTTTTATCCTCATTAATACCTTTCTGATGGTTtgtgtctcttgtctctctgcagatAGAGAAGAAAAAGATAGAGAAGAAGGACAAGGAGCGGGAGAACCAGAAGGAGAAGAGTGCTCTCAGCAAAGACAAGGTGCTGAAGAAGAGACAGTCCTTACCCAGCATGAGGCACAGACCGGACCCAAGGTAACCTGCTCTCACGTGGATCTACTGTATCTGCATTTGGCACAGTATAGCACTAAACACCCTGTGCACACTACTGAGCCGAGCCGAACCAAGCCAAGCCCAGCTGTAGTGTATTGGCCTGGTTAGTTGTTGAAAACTTTCAGGAAAGGACAATGTTTAAAGAACATATACAAGCCAGCACAGCATATGTAGATTGGGTCGACATTATAATGTGAATAGGGTATAAGACTTAAAATTAGAGCTTAGAGTGTTTCCTGAGGTTAGGGATACAGTAAGAGACAAAGATAACCATGACTGCGAGTGCAGATGGTGAAACCAGCGTGTCTGTGTGTTGAAGTAAACTCAGGCTAAGACTTAAAAGCATGAGGCCCCTGAGCCGAAGGATATTTATCCAGCGCGTTAATCATAGCCGGCCGCGGGACATGGGAATGGATGGGGCTCACTGAcagatggagggaagagagagaaaaaaacgagTGCTCTGACTTAACAAAAGGgtctagggagagagggagagagagagagagagagagaaatgtaatgtttactgttcatttttattgtttatttcacttttatatattatctacttcacttgctttggcaatgttaacatgtttcccatgacaataaagccccttgaattgaattgagagagagagatgagaatgCCAGATGCCTTAAGGAAgagaagtacacacacacacacacacacacacacacacacacacacacacacacacacacacaccactctggtATAATGGGACGACTATTACACTGTCTACTGCTGGGAAACCATCCCATAATGCTCTGTCACAGACCACACGATGTTACACGTGTTAGGTTGTGTCGTGTCTGACCCTGCTACCTGGTGAGGTCATGTTTATTGACTGCTGTCTGAGACTTGAGGTTAGGGAGGCACATATGTAACAGAAACAGTTTTAATAGTATTACTTCATTGGAGGTATTAGTGGTAGTCTCCTTGCTTTATTGTGTATAGAGATGGACTATTTTTTCATCCCTAGGGCTGGACATGACTAAATGTTCGACTAAACTTTACTTAACTGTTGTTTGCTTATTATTATTTACATATTTCTAATGATTTCTAATGATTTGTCGGACATACTGTTTGTATTCATGTTTTACATAatagctccctccctccctccagtcctaGTCCCTTATCCAGACAGCGAGCTGCCTCACCCGCCACTACTCCTAGAGCaagaccttcctcctcctctcccagcccCGCTGCCTCCCCCAAACCCCCCTCTTCAGCCCGGGCTAGCCCCTCCACCCCCAAAGCCCGGCCCAAGAGGGCTAGGACCCCGGCCCGGGTGGACCACGGGCGCACCTCCTCCCCCGTTCCCCTGGAGAGGGCCAGGGAGACCCGCGGCCGTAGGTCAGCCACGCCCGAGGAGCCCAAAGGCAAGAGTGAGTAATGCAGTACCTAGTTAGTACCCCCAGGTGGAGGGTTATATGTGTAAGTAAAGTGTACTCCTCTTACAGGGATCACAACTGTGCAGGATCATTTTAAAGGGCTTAATCAGCGTAACCACATTCACTTtaagtggggggggggtgtattgttTATGTTGTTGGAATGAGTTCAATTGTAACACTAGACGCGTAACTCTCGGCGAGCGTGAGACACTCCTTTTCATTTCAATGAAGCGCGTAGGCAGTGCGGTTCGCGACAGGCTCGCGCTGCTCAGTGTCAAATGACTCTCTGGTTCTATTTTCAAGATTTCAAAGTAGCTGACTTGATAAAGTGGTTCGCCCTCTGCTCGCGTTGACGTTAAGTTAAGCTTCCAGTGGAGCAGGGAAAGAACCCACTGCTTCTGCAATGCCCCAGGGTAGTTCCTGTGTTATGTCACATTTAAAGCCAGTTATATTTACATTGACATTAAGCTCTGTGAATGGAAGTCCTGTCTTCAGTCTAGTTATGGTGTGGTTTGTAATGGTTTGAAAAATATGGACTCACTCACCCTAGATAATTTAGAATTTGATAGATTTGTATGCACTTGGCACACAAGCCGTGAGAACACTATATACCCATATAATTCAGTACCTTTTCATTTCCCCCTGACACAACTTGGATTTTAGTGTGTCTGTTTTCTATTGGCCGTCGCCCTGCCACGGCTGATTCATACTTTGCTTCTTCAGTTCTTTGTGGTTTGGCTCAGTTGTTCCCATGGCTGAGAAGAGTGAACCTGAAACTCAAACTGGAAAAAGTGAATGTGTGCGCGCGTACGTGCACTGTAGCGCCGGCCCAGCCTCAGGATGATTACCGTCGTAGTTAATTAGGCACGCCGACAATGCCGGCTCGTTAAGTGAGTTACACagcttctctgtctttctctccttcacACATAGCGAGGAAAAGCAGAGGGGGTGCTAATTACTGCAAAAATGCTATAATTACAAGTTTACAGAATCCAAAAATGGCCAAATTTTCCATGCTTTGCCACTGTTTGAATTAAGAACATCACAGAGTGTCTCACATCAACCAAGAGGAATCTAGACCGGAGGTCTAGTGTACTTGTCTTAATGTAATTACTCAGTTTTATCAGCGTTTCAGCTCAAAGAAGGCGATAGTTTGAACAGTGATTTGTCTTTAGAACACTCTTATTGTATttttccattcctctcctcttttcctgcTCAACTCTCTCTCCAGGCTCCCCCGTTCCTTCAATCGTGGTATCCTCCGCTCCGGCCACGCCCCCTTCGCTGAGTACACCAGTCACGACGGCCACCGCCACTCCCTCTGAGGTCCCTCCTTCCGCCCAATCAACCCCCAGTGTCCCTGCATcgtccccagccccagcctcctcATCAGCCAAGCCCATGGCGGGCACCAACAACCCAGAGGAGGCCGCCCGGACCCTGGCCGAGAAGAGGAGGCAGGCCCGAGAgcagagggagcgagaggagcaggagaaacgcgagctggaggagagagagaagtgagagtcATGTTATCctcatgtacagtacataaaccCACACTGGAGAGAGCCACTGCAGCGTCTAGTCGGGTTGCAAAATTCCTGAAATTTCGGTTGGAGGATTCGACCATTATCCTTTCTACTGTAAAGACAACCTATGTCTTACCAGCTTGAAGGGACAAGGTGGAAGTAACCATGGCAGCACATCACAATTTGAATAATTTCAAGTGTAAACCATCAACATATGGAGTACAATACAGTTCTCCACCGTGTCATATGCATGGCAGAATTAGACCACTCGGAATTAGACCACTATGATACAGTATGTGTGGTGCTCGTGTTACCCCCCGGAGGTGTGGAGCTGTTGACATTTGTGTAACGGCTTAAGTTGCCCCCCTCCGCTCAAGTTTATGAGCTAAAAAGGATTTCCTGCGTCAGCCTATTGTAGCACGTTGACAATAGTTACTATGTGACCACTGGGTATTTATGTCGTGACAGCTGTCAGGCTGGGCAACGGGCTCCTGTTGCTCTCTGTTCCTTTCCATTTTATCAGCAGGCAACTATTTCCTTATAAAAAAGTTTCATTTCCTGATTGTGTTGAACTTTTTATTTTCCTGACACAGCTATTGCCAATGTAGTACAAAGACAAAGATTCACTCTTTAAGCTAGAGCACATGTTAACTGATTTATTCTAAATCTagatgtatacagtgcattcggaaagtattcagaaccctggactttttccacattttgttaggttacagccttattctaaaattgattaaatcgttttttccctctcatcaatctacactcaacaggtttttagaatttttttgctaatttattaaaaataaaacacttaaatatcacatttacgtaagtattcagaccctttactcagtactttgttgaagcacctttggcagcgattatagccttgagtcttcttgggtatgacgctacaatctttgcacacatgtatttggggagtttctcccattctactctgcagatcctctcaagccactcctgtgttgacTTGGCTgcatgcttagggtcgttgtcctgttggaaggtgaactttctccccggtcttgagtgctctggagcaggtttttaacaaggatctctctgtactttgctctgttcatctttgccttgatcctgactagtctcctattccttgcagctgaaaaacatccccacagcatgatgctgccgccaccctgcttcaccgtagggatggtgcgaggtttcctccagacgtgacgcttgccattctggccaaagagttcaatcttggtttcatcagaccagagaatcttgtttctcatggtctgagagtctttaggtgccttttggcaaactccaagcgggctgtcatgtgctttttactgaggagtggcttctgtttggccactctaccataaaggcctgattggtggagtgttgcagagatggttgtccttctggaaggttctcccatctcaacagaggaactctatagctctgtcagagtgaccatcgggttcttggtcacctccctgaccaagacccttctcccccgattgctcagtttggccgggcggccaactctaggaagagtgttggtggttccaaacttcttccattcaagaatgatggaggccactgtgttcttggggaccttcaatgctgcagaaatgttttggtacccttccccagatctgtgcctcgacacaatcctgtctcggagctctacgaacaattccttcgacctcatggcttggttttagcatgcactgtcaactgtgtgaccttatatagacaggtgtgtgccttttcaaatcatatccaatcaattgaatttaccaaaggtggactccaatcaagttgtagaaacatttcaaggatgatcaatggaaacaggatgcaccagagctcaattttgagtctcatagcaaagggtctgaatacttatgtaaataagttatttcagttttttatttttaacacagttgcaaaaatgtctaaacctgtttttgctttgtcattctggggtattgtgtgtagattgctgaggattttgtttttttaatccattttagaataaggctgtaacataacaaaatgtgggaaaagtcatgctttccgaaggcactgcacATTTGTAAATAAGCCTATGCTTTGATTGGTAGACTGGTTGGATAGAGAGCCCCTGGTGATACATTATAGGTTGTATTGCTCGCTAGACTCATGGCGACACAGCGAAGGTGGGTAGGAGACTGCATTATAGGTAGGATTGCTAAATGCTTGTCGCCCTTTGCTCAGGGTCCTGCGAGAGGAGCGTAAGCTGCGGGAGGCGGAGGAGAGCCAGCGCAGAGAGGAGGAGGCGCGCCTCATGGCTGAGGAGCAGCGCCTGAGAGACGAGGCCCAGCGTGTGGATGAGGAGAAGGAGGCGCAGGAGAGAGCCAGGGCAGAGCAGGAGGAGAATAAGCGCCTACAAAAACAGGTGAACAAGCACCCCCAACTACCAGCAGACAGAGGGGCTGTGTCTGTccatccgtctgtccgtctgctTTTCTTATTGTCCACCTGCTTTGTGACAGAGAGCCTTCTGTAACCCTGTCTGTCCCAGATCACTACTTTAGCCAAGTTGGTCATCTACCTGACCTCATTTGATAAGGCATATCTCATAACCAACCTTGTTTCGTATATTTGTTCAAATCAATATCAACCAATGTGATTTGTCGTTAGCGTCGGTCAATATTTTCCCAGTGGCTACAGACATTGACATTAATGGCACATTGAATGGCCCCTTTCACTGTTTGGAGATCAGCAGAAAAGGCCCGAGTCCGTTTGACTCACTGACAACTTCCTGTGTCTACCAATGGTTTTACCGCCGTTGCTCAGGAGCAGTCGAGTCTAGGATCCCGACGAACAGATGTCAGTCAGTGAGCCAGAAAACACTGTGATTCACAGAAGGGTTTGTTTGCAGTGTCAACATAGACTGTGTGATAGGAGATAGGAGCTGCCCCTGGGGTTGTGTGGTTTTTGTCTAAGTGGTGGTTTTCTCTGGCTGACGACCCTTTGATACCCTCTAGTGCGCTGTCAATGAAGTGTCATTCGTAGTTTCAATAATGATGTATTTCAAAAATACAGTAGGCTAGAAAGGGTATTGTGTTCAATGACAGAATTTTGTCATTGTATTGAACCTAACAATGTTAAAAATATTCACTTCTACTACCACAAACAGTGACTGTATAAAGCAACAGGAAATACTATCTCCCTCAACACTATTGGTGGTAGTAGCATGTTATTAGCCTCGTAAAATCCATACGATAAATAGCACACTAGAATGGACATTGGCGTCCCAGCAGTGTGACTAAAAGGGCTGTCGTCTTGGTCAGTAATATAATGTATCTCTACGGTAACCCTTACGGATTTCACATGAATCTCACATGTGGTCCCacatgtgttttaaaaaaaacgcgttttaaaaaagtgtttttaaaaaaacGCGTTTTCATGTGATCCCgcgtgatcttatgtgaagttaatgtgataacatgaaaccaCACGCGTGTAAGCATGTGAGCGTATgtaaagtgttccaaaaacacatgtgaaatgtatttttttttctatAAGGGAAGAGCATACCACATTGTAATCTGTATGCTTTccagagagaggaggctgaggcTAAGGCCAAGGAGGAGGCTGAGAAACAGCGTCTGGACAGAGAGAAACACTTCcagaaggaggagcaggagagactggagaggaaAAAGGTAAGAAAAGATCCATGCATTCATTCTACTACATGAGTATACCCCACCAGAGTCCTCTCTACCCTGGTacccatgtctgtgtgtatagccaactcctatcGAATTCCAGCCATTGCCACCATTGCCATCTCCTTCTagaattgtcatgccaaacagacTGGCACCGTAACAGACTTGCAGACTACTGTAATCttctgtactgtacatattcCAAAGGTACAGAGGGAAATGTTTATTACACATTACAGTAAGCACACACAGGGCCTTAGATCAGTCAAAAGGAACGTTGTTCTAGTAGCAACAGGAAAGCATGCTTTAGCTTATGGTTACGTTTCTTTTTGTTTCACTCTTTAGACAAGGATTTGTTGAACATTATATCAACTCTCATATTCCTGCCGCCGAGAAGAATGATGTTGGCTTATCCTGGCTACTTGTTTTGATTTAATAGGGCTTACAGTCTCTGTTTGTTTGAGCGGAAGATTATATACTAGGTCCAAGACCTCAGGCTATATATAAACAGTTATGGTGGAGAGTGAGTCCTAACTGGCCCAGTTCAGTGTGCAGCCCAGGGTTATGTGTTCTGCCCGCACCTGGTGTACCACTCACAGTCAGACCATACTGCAACCCTCTGAGTCTGCTCTCTCACtcttgctctttctttctctcttactCACCCTCTGTTTTTCTTTCCGCCTGTCTCTTGTCCACCTTCGTCCCTCACTCTCCTattctctcccccccttctctttctgtctgtttctctctctccctctgtttctctctctccctctctttctttccctctctctctttccctctctctctctccctctctctctctcccctcctcgctccctctttcccccccccctctcttatCTGAGGCCCATGCAGCTCAGCTGGTCGAAGCAGCTCCGCATTGTGTGTTGAGCCAGGCTCTAGTGGTATTACTGCACAAGAACAGTATGTCCTCTACCCAAACGCCTGCTGAGTCACACGCCTCTGCACACTGCTCCACAGCTGCTGTTACATACCTGACTGGGTATGGATTCTGTGGATcacgcacaccagtggaggctgctgaggggaggacggctcataataatggctggaacggaacaCGTGGAGTGGCATCTGTTGAACGACTGACTCGGTATCCctttaatgtatttgataccattccacttattccgcttcagccattaccacgaacccgtcctccccaattaatttgccaccaacctcctgtggcacacacacacgggtCACCTAACTTTCCACTTTACCAATAGCGTGTATCACAACTCAACATCAGAGCTGCCCCACATCTGGCATATCTGTATGCTTTACTTGATTTATGGCAGCTAGCTCTTCTCTTAGCATCATGGCTGTCTTGCATTCagccaggccgtcattgtaaataagaatttgttcttaactgacttgcctggttaattaaataaaggttaaatacaaataaatatctTGTACCAGGTAGGATTTGGGTGTTTGTTTAGCTGTTCGGTGCCAACAAGGAGTCCGTTGAGATTAAGTTACTGCACAGTTACTGTATTACTGTGATTCAACCC is a window of Salmo trutta chromosome 37, fSalTru1.1, whole genome shotgun sequence DNA encoding:
- the LOC115177196 gene encoding MAP7 domain-containing protein 1 isoform X10, with the protein product MNKMQSKDLDADLVGNALPEAISPRPAQDPKPAKEDTEGLTSPHKTGPAQIMETYTNEDKEKKVGTHTKPDVVPKSPAPPTLPMPGSSPSPKPNKDAVKSEDRQKLAKERREEKAKYLDKLGQIQDAVKSEDRQKLAKERREEKAKHLAAKKSQWLEKEEKARQLRESQLDERRRKLEEQRIKTEKRRAALEERQKQKLEKNKARYEAALQRSTKKTWAELRQQRLSWAGGLSQNSSQRETRSLHLSPWESSIVDRLMTPTLSFLARSRSVASVLSNESPLCPRSASASPLTLCAHRPHHRCSDRWRVTSSTPDITQRRRDSTPIEKKKIEKKDKERENQKEKSALSKDKVLKKRQSLPSMRHRPDPSPSPLSRQRAASPATTPRARPSSSSPSPAASPKPPSSARASPSTPKARPKRARTPARVDHGRTSSPVPLERARETRGRRSATPEEPKGKSSPVPSIVVSSAPATPPSLSTPVTTATATPSEVPPSAQSTPSVPASSPAPASSSAKPMAGTNNPEEAARTLAEKRRQAREQREREEQEKRELEEREKVLREERKLREAEESQRREEEARLMAEEQRLRDEAQRVDEEKEAQERARAEQEENKRLQKQREEAEAKAKEEAEKQRLDREKHFQKEEQERLERKKRLEQIMKRTRKTDGGEKKDTKSPPPSQANGKEAESSKASADYQPSPEINKNTENDHSGERDRTTVHVVNGVQPASHENGLPSKGDTAHFEEIIQLANQGNSSNGGREKSESDMPTEPILAFESDEPFLKKVGPMKPQHVAEVL